The DNA segment actTAGATAACTTAAAAGTCACTAatcactctacctaggccaagaggaacaaaatctacactaaaacccaaccaagcatttcatcaaacacttggaaggcagaaaagaaaagcatagtgaatcaacaacaagaatgaaatctagcaacaattattgcaaagaattaacaacaacaatcaaggaaatcacaattatcatgaattacctcaaattgcattattgaaagaaaataaaagaacaacaatctatccataacaaagtgaagaattacaagaattaaagtacataactagaaagaagaagaggagaagattaagaattgataaaggagaagtgaattaaagcatgaattaaacctagatctaagaagagagattaacctaaacctaatcttaattctagagagaagtgagagcttctctctctaaaactaatcctaattatgctaTATGCTAGATTGATTGCCTTCCCCTCAATCCTTGATcattttattcctttctatcagcatttggcgccaaaatgagttcagaaaccctctcaaatcgccaggcacatgttgctttaatgaagtcatgtgcggtcatcgacgcgtacgcgcacggTACGTGTGCGCGTCCCTGGTCAATTCTGTAATGTGCGCGcgggcgccttgtgcgcgtgtgcgtgcatggctgactttgcttctttgactttttatgcttctctccacttgtatgcttccttccttgcttcctttgatccatgcctagcctattttaatcctggaattactagcaaacacatcaaggcatcttatggaatcaaggagaaattagaattcatcaaaataaggcttaaaaagcatgtttttacacttaagcacaaacatgggagagataacaaaaccatgctaattcataggctaaatgtgacaaaaggttatcaaaatactctaaattcaatacaagataaatcgtcaaattggggtttatcaatgacACAGCAGTTCAGTGACGAGCGCTGACGGCCTTTCCGgttgttagaaacaagagactgaGAGAGTAATCTGAAAAGTGTATTATTCAGTCTgatcaaaaatacaatataCAAGGGATATATATAGGTGCCagaagaatcaaaataataaaagtatagaatccgaatcaaagtaataaaagtatagaatcctacaattaatatacagatatgccatataaatataaacaatacTAACTGATCTAAAAtgattctaatgattctctaatgattctctaacatcccccctcaaactcaagtgggagCTAAGGATACCATCTTGAGTTTGGATAACAAAGTCCGGAAACGAGTCGGGTGATGAGCTTTCGTGAAGATATCAGCAGTCTAATCTAGTGTGCCAACAGTAATGAGACGAACAACATCAATAAGGATACGTTGCCGAACAAAGTGACAATCAATCTCAATGTGCTTGGTGTGTTCATGAAAGACATCATTATGGGCAATCTGAATAGCACTGCGGTTGTCACAAAAAACATCAGTAGGGAACGATTGAGGAGCACCCAAATCTTCGAGAAGCCAACGAATGGAGATAACCTCAGTAGTGGTGTTAGCAAGGGCACGATACTCATCTTCTGTACTTGATTGAGCAGTGAACGTTTGCTTCTTAGCACGCCAAGAAATGAGAGCGTCTCCAAGAAACAAACAGTAACCAGTAATAGAACGACGATCAGTGGGATCACCAGCCCAATCAGCATCGGAGTACGCCTGAAGGCACAAAGAGGAATGGGCAGAAAAGTAAAGGCCATGAAATAGAGTGCCTTTGATGTAGCGAAGAATGCGAAGAACTGCCGCATAGTGAGTAGTCCGAGGAGATGACAAGAACTGGCTAAGTACATGAACTGGATAGGCGATGTCTGGTCGGGTGACAGTTAAGTAGACGAGTCGTCTAACTAGCTGTCGATAGAGAGTGGGATTATCTAAAACAATGCCATCCATAGGAGTAAATCGCACATTAGGCTCAAGAGGAGTAGACTCAGTGCGACTATCTGTAATTCCGGCTCGAGTAAGGAGATCTGAAGCATATTTAGCCTGAGAGAGATAGATGCCATCATCGGTGGATATGACTTCTAGACCAATAAAATAGTTGAGagaaccaagatctttcatctcaaaagtACGCTGAAAGGATGCCTTAAGATCAGAGATACCATCAGCATCATCTCCAGTaatgatcatgtcatcaacatacagAAGTAGAAGAACGACTCCACGTTCACTTTTATGAATAAAGAGAGCATGCTCATGAGGACTGCAAGTGAAACCAAGACTGCATATGGTAGTGCTGAACTTGTCAAACCATTCACGAGGAGCTTGCTTAAGCCCATAGAGTGCTTTGCGAAGGAGACAAACTTTGCCAGAGGGACAAGGATAACCCGGAGGGGGTTTCATATATACCTGCTATTTCAAATCTCCATTAAGAAATGCATCCTTCACATCCATCTGACTGAGAGACCATTTTTTGA comes from the Arachis duranensis cultivar V14167 chromosome 7, aradu.V14167.gnm2.J7QH, whole genome shotgun sequence genome and includes:
- the LOC110273536 gene encoding uncharacterized mitochondrial protein AtMg00810-like — protein: MKPPPGYPCPSGKVCLLRKALYGLKQAPREWFDKFSTTICSLGFTCSPHEHALFIHKSERGVVLLLLYVDDMIITGDDADGISDLKASFQRTFEMKDLGSLNYFIGLEVISTDDGIYLSQAKYASDLLTRAGITDSRTESTPLEPNVRFTPMDGIVLDNPTLYRQLVRRLVYLTVTRPDIAYPVHVLSQFLSSPRTTHYAAVLRILRYIKGTLFHGLYFSAHSSLCLQAYSDADWAGDPTDRRSITGYCLFLGDALISWRAKKQTFTAQSSTEDEYRALANTTTEVISIRWLLEDLGAPQSFPTDVFCDNRSAIQIAHNDVFHEHTKHIEIDCHFVRQRILIDVVRLITVGTLD